From a single Alkalihalophilus pseudofirmus genomic region:
- a CDS encoding glycoside hydrolase family 13 protein, producing MDRKWWKEAVAYQVYPRSFMDSNGDGIGDLQGVIQKLDYIKGLGIDVIWICPMYRSPNDDNGYDISDYQDIMEDFGNMDDFDQLLKEVHNRDMKLIIDLVINHTSDEHPWFIESRSSVDNPKRDWYIWRDPSADGSEPNNWESIFNGPAWEYDEKTKQYYMHIFSTKQPDLNWENVDVRAALYNMMNWWMDKGIDGFRVDAISHIKKIDGLPDLPNPKGLDYVPSFDGHMNRPGIHKFLQEMKNETVAKYDVMTVGEANGVKLDQADDWVGEDRGAFNMIFQFEHLGLWGKETGGELDLISLKETLTKWQKGLEGRGWNALFLENHDQPRSVSTWGNDKEYWSESAKALGTMFFFMQGTPFVYQGQEIGMTNVQFDTIEEYDDVSMKNFYRIETAKGRSHEEIMEIIWEQGRDNSRTPMQWDDSKNAGFSTAESTWFGVNPNYSDINVAKQEQLEDSILHYYKKMIALRKSTDVLMYGQYDLVFPEHKEVYAYTRTLGEEKYVILVNMFGTEAEVDLRSLALSENSPLVLANYTANGSLDSLRPYEARVYRLA from the coding sequence ATGGATAGAAAATGGTGGAAAGAGGCAGTAGCTTATCAAGTGTATCCACGAAGCTTTATGGATTCGAACGGTGATGGGATTGGTGATCTGCAAGGGGTGATCCAAAAGCTTGATTACATTAAAGGTCTAGGAATTGATGTGATCTGGATCTGCCCAATGTACCGTTCACCGAATGATGATAACGGGTATGATATTAGTGATTACCAAGATATTATGGAAGACTTCGGGAATATGGATGATTTTGATCAACTGTTAAAAGAAGTTCATAATCGTGATATGAAGCTGATTATTGATTTAGTTATCAACCATACGTCTGATGAGCATCCTTGGTTTATCGAATCACGCTCATCCGTCGATAATCCAAAACGTGATTGGTATATTTGGCGTGATCCAAGTGCAGACGGAAGTGAGCCTAATAACTGGGAGTCAATTTTTAACGGACCCGCGTGGGAATATGATGAGAAGACAAAGCAGTACTACATGCATATTTTCTCTACAAAACAGCCAGATTTAAATTGGGAAAACGTTGATGTTCGCGCGGCACTGTATAACATGATGAATTGGTGGATGGATAAGGGAATTGACGGTTTCCGTGTTGATGCTATTTCGCATATCAAGAAAATCGACGGGCTGCCTGATCTTCCTAACCCAAAAGGGCTTGATTATGTCCCTTCTTTTGATGGACATATGAATCGCCCGGGAATCCATAAGTTCCTTCAAGAAATGAAAAATGAAACGGTAGCTAAATACGATGTGATGACCGTTGGGGAAGCGAACGGTGTAAAGCTTGATCAAGCAGATGATTGGGTAGGAGAAGATCGCGGTGCATTTAATATGATCTTCCAATTTGAGCATCTAGGTCTTTGGGGAAAAGAAACGGGCGGTGAGCTCGATCTTATTTCCTTAAAAGAAACACTGACTAAATGGCAAAAAGGGTTAGAAGGCCGCGGGTGGAATGCATTATTCCTTGAAAACCATGACCAGCCCCGGAGTGTATCGACTTGGGGAAATGATAAAGAGTATTGGTCTGAGAGTGCAAAGGCGCTTGGAACGATGTTTTTCTTCATGCAAGGCACGCCATTTGTTTATCAAGGTCAAGAGATCGGCATGACGAATGTACAATTTGATACGATTGAAGAGTATGATGATGTCTCGATGAAAAACTTCTATCGGATTGAAACAGCTAAGGGCCGTTCTCATGAAGAGATCATGGAGATTATCTGGGAGCAAGGCCGCGATAATTCGAGAACGCCGATGCAATGGGATGACTCGAAAAATGCTGGTTTCTCTACAGCCGAGTCAACTTGGTTTGGCGTGAATCCTAATTACAGTGACATCAATGTAGCAAAGCAGGAGCAGCTAGAGGACTCCATTTTACATTACTACAAAAAGATGATTGCACTTCGCAAATCAACAGACGTTTTAATGTATGGTCAGTATGATCTAGTTTTCCCTGAGCATAAAGAAGTATATGCTTATACGCGGACACTCGGGGAGGAGAAATATGTGATCCTTGTGAACATGTTTGGTACAGAGGCTGAAGTGGACTTAAGAAGCCTAGCCTTATCAGAAAACTCTCCGCTCGTACTTGCGAATTATACAGCAAACGGTTCGCTCGATTCTCTTCGTCCTTATGAGGCAAGAGTGTACCGATTAGCATAA
- a CDS encoding DEAD/DEAH box helicase, which yields MATFYEFGLNSEVVRAVTQMGFEEATPIQAATIPTALEGKDIIGQAQTGTGKTGAFGVPLIDRINIENDHVQALILAPTRELANQVAESLFKFGKYKGVRTVVVYGGQDMRKQIRDLKNKPHVVVATPGRLMDHMRRKTIRLGQVETVVLDEADEMLNMGFIEDIETILSEVPNERQTLLFSATMPKRIEKLAQTFMSEPKLIAVKSKEVTMENIEQQYVEVHERQKFDTLCRFIDIHTPELAIVFGRTKRRVDELSEALTKRGYRAEGIHGDLNQAKRDSVLRKFKNGLVDVLVATDVAARGLDITGVTHVYNFDLPQDPESYVHRIGRTGRAGKSGLALTFATPREREHVKTIEQVSKKKMTRREVPTYEEAIKGQQELAVEQLRGLIADGGADAYRAIAKDLLQESDATTALAAALKLLTKEPDTTDVKLTGEAPLRVKKHRSGGSGKPYRSGGGRRDDRNRDRRRPGGSFRKDDRNRDRRSGGQGNRSGGQYRKSKQA from the coding sequence TTGGCAACTTTTTATGAATTTGGTTTGAACTCTGAGGTAGTTCGAGCAGTAACACAAATGGGTTTTGAGGAAGCAACTCCGATTCAAGCGGCTACGATTCCAACAGCCCTAGAAGGTAAAGATATTATTGGTCAAGCACAAACAGGTACGGGGAAAACCGGAGCGTTTGGTGTACCGTTAATTGATCGCATTAATATTGAAAATGATCACGTGCAAGCATTAATTCTTGCACCGACTCGCGAACTTGCAAATCAAGTAGCGGAGTCATTATTTAAATTTGGTAAATACAAAGGTGTTCGTACTGTAGTTGTATACGGCGGACAAGATATGCGCAAGCAGATTCGTGATCTTAAAAATAAACCACATGTTGTTGTAGCAACGCCTGGTCGTTTAATGGACCATATGCGTCGTAAAACGATTCGTCTAGGACAAGTAGAAACGGTTGTACTTGATGAGGCGGATGAAATGCTTAACATGGGCTTCATTGAAGATATTGAGACAATCTTAAGTGAAGTGCCTAACGAGCGCCAAACATTACTTTTCTCAGCAACTATGCCAAAGCGTATTGAGAAATTAGCACAAACATTTATGAGCGAGCCTAAGCTGATTGCTGTTAAATCTAAAGAAGTAACAATGGAGAACATTGAGCAGCAATACGTTGAAGTTCATGAGCGTCAAAAGTTTGATACACTTTGTCGTTTCATTGATATTCATACGCCTGAGCTTGCCATTGTGTTCGGTCGTACGAAGCGTCGTGTTGATGAGCTTTCTGAGGCGTTAACGAAGCGTGGATACCGTGCAGAAGGAATTCACGGTGACTTAAACCAAGCAAAGCGTGACAGTGTCCTTCGTAAATTTAAAAACGGACTTGTTGATGTGTTAGTAGCAACAGATGTAGCTGCACGTGGATTAGATATCACAGGCGTTACTCATGTGTATAACTTTGACTTGCCGCAAGATCCTGAAAGCTACGTTCACCGTATTGGACGTACAGGGCGTGCTGGTAAATCAGGATTAGCTTTAACGTTTGCTACACCTAGGGAACGTGAGCACGTGAAAACAATTGAACAAGTGTCTAAAAAGAAAATGACTCGTCGTGAAGTTCCAACGTACGAAGAAGCGATTAAAGGCCAGCAAGAGCTAGCTGTTGAGCAGCTTCGTGGATTAATTGCTGACGGCGGAGCGGATGCTTACCGTGCAATTGCTAAGGATCTTCTACAAGAATCTGATGCGACAACAGCACTTGCTGCAGCATTAAAGCTTCTTACAAAAGAGCCAGATACTACAGATGTGAAATTAACGGGTGAAGCACCTTTACGTGTGAAAAAGCATCGTTCAGGCGGCAGCGGCAAGCCATACCGCAGCGGCGGCGGACGTCGTGATGACCGCAATCGTGACCGTCGTCGTCCTGGCGGCAGCTTCCGTAAAGATGATCGTAACCGTGACCGTCGTTCAGGTGGTCAAGGAAATCGTTCAGGCGGCCAATACCGTAAATCAAAACAAGCATAA